A genomic region of Leptolyngbya sp. FACHB-261 contains the following coding sequences:
- a CDS encoding folylpolyglutamate synthase/dihydrofolate synthase family protein, producing MTSAAQILSQYERFGVHLGLERIQALLARLGNPQQRVPVLHVAGTNGKGSVCAYLSSVLRAAGYRVGRYTSPHLVNWRERICLNDTWIAEADLVAALTAVQQAIDPNPEDSATQFEVITAAAWWYFAQQQVDVAVIEVGLGGRLDATNVNEQPLVSVITSLSREHWQRLGPTLADIAYEKAGILKPQRPAVIGPLPAEADAVVTERLKVLDCPTVRVEPAQDLGNGRATWQGIEYPLALFGAMQLTNSAIALAVLQCLRQQGWQISDAALEAGFAQTRWPGRLQWVTWTDAAGQPHKLLIDGAHNVAAAEYLRQFVDAWLSPTNSPTTDPTTWVMGMLSTKDHVGILKTLLRPQDRLFALPVPDHSTLQPESLVQLARALEPKLSQTEAHQEFTSALSAAFAQDYPVVLCGSLYLVGQFLALYPADPQ from the coding sequence ATGACTAGCGCAGCACAGATTCTCAGTCAGTACGAGCGCTTCGGTGTTCATCTGGGCCTGGAGCGCATCCAGGCACTACTGGCGCGTTTGGGCAACCCCCAGCAGCGAGTACCGGTGCTCCATGTGGCGGGCACCAATGGTAAGGGTTCGGTCTGTGCTTACTTAAGTTCAGTGTTGAGGGCAGCTGGCTATCGCGTGGGCCGCTACACCTCGCCGCACCTGGTCAACTGGCGCGAACGCATTTGCCTCAACGACACCTGGATTGCCGAGGCAGATCTAGTCGCGGCTTTGACAGCCGTACAGCAAGCCATCGACCCCAATCCAGAAGACTCGGCCACCCAGTTTGAAGTGATTACCGCCGCCGCCTGGTGGTACTTCGCGCAACAGCAGGTTGACGTTGCCGTGATTGAGGTCGGCCTAGGCGGACGGCTTGATGCCACCAATGTCAATGAGCAGCCCCTGGTCTCGGTGATTACCTCGCTCAGCCGCGAGCATTGGCAACGCCTGGGACCCACCCTAGCCGATATCGCTTACGAAAAAGCAGGCATTCTCAAACCCCAACGCCCCGCAGTGATTGGGCCTCTGCCCGCCGAGGCTGATGCCGTAGTTACTGAACGGCTCAAAGTCCTGGACTGCCCAACTGTGCGCGTGGAGCCAGCCCAGGATCTAGGCAATGGTCGTGCGACTTGGCAGGGCATTGAGTATCCCCTGGCCTTGTTTGGCGCGATGCAGTTGACCAACTCCGCCATTGCTTTGGCCGTGCTGCAATGCCTGCGTCAGCAGGGCTGGCAAATCTCAGATGCGGCCCTGGAAGCCGGCTTTGCCCAGACTCGATGGCCGGGACGCTTGCAGTGGGTGACCTGGACCGATGCAGCCGGTCAGCCCCACAAGTTGCTAATCGACGGTGCCCACAACGTCGCCGCCGCTGAGTACCTACGGCAGTTTGTTGATGCTTGGCTCAGCCCAACGAATAGCCCAACCACTGACCCAACCACCTGGGTCATGGGCATGCTCTCGACCAAAGACCATGTCGGCATCCTCAAGACCCTGCTGCGGCCTCAGGATCGGCTCTTTGCCCTGCCCGTTCCTGACCACAGCACCCTCCAGCCCGAGTCCCTAGTCCAGTTGGCGCGAGCCCTAGAGCCCAAACTGAGCCAGACCGAAGCACATCAGGAATTCACCTCAGCCCTCAGTGCCGCCTTTGCCCAGGATTACCCAGTGGTGCTCTGCGGTTCGCTCTATCTAGTCGGTCAGTTCCTGGCGCTGTACCCTGCTGATCCGCAATGA
- a CDS encoding toll/interleukin-1 receptor domain-containing protein, translating into MASSNPGSSNQAQPFGSSLGPSLSQSLAVSSEAPGNDVFISYSRRDKAFVETLAAAFKRLNRAPWVDWDNIRKGEEWWEAIKRGIEAADTFIFVVSPDSVASPVCWDEVEYAAKHKKRFLPIVWREGFDEKRVHPSISSHNWLFFRETDDFEPAFQELLKAMDTDLGHVRAHTRLLVRALEWQNKDRNASYLLRGSDLQDAERWLTQAVDKNPQPTELQSEYINTSHAAQIAQLRARQKAKWTVILTTVLVNMLLAIGGGLWFYRYATEQTTQQLRDNLVRALNVGLIGINGDRFQALANWDANAFPAGNPTSNSPASNLLSSNPLYQEHQDWLYKVHTVIPNATLRSYVQGPEAGEILWIGDVSRVLHSNPTDYRQAYPAQHFESQIFDGVTPRVVVMTPYTDNLGRWVSAVGPIKNSQGQVVGGLKVYFKEDYILQVQAAVRNRLTVAYVIIFVWLLALSLIILRVTRPNDEGLEQRKLPLSQDVP; encoded by the coding sequence ATGGCTAGCAGTAATCCTGGCTCCTCTAATCAAGCCCAGCCCTTTGGCTCATCCCTTGGCCCATCCCTTAGCCAGTCTCTTGCTGTTAGCTCTGAGGCGCCTGGCAACGATGTTTTCATTTCCTATTCCCGCCGAGATAAGGCCTTTGTCGAAACCCTGGCTGCTGCCTTTAAGCGCTTGAATCGAGCCCCCTGGGTAGATTGGGATAACATTCGCAAGGGCGAGGAATGGTGGGAAGCAATTAAACGCGGGATTGAGGCAGCCGATACCTTTATCTTTGTGGTCAGCCCGGACTCTGTTGCCTCGCCAGTCTGTTGGGATGAGGTCGAATATGCGGCCAAGCACAAGAAGCGGTTCCTGCCGATTGTCTGGCGAGAAGGCTTCGATGAAAAGCGGGTTCATCCCTCGATATCGAGCCATAACTGGCTGTTTTTTCGTGAAACTGACGACTTTGAGCCAGCCTTTCAAGAACTGCTCAAGGCGATGGATACAGACCTGGGGCATGTCCGTGCCCACACACGCCTATTGGTTCGGGCGCTTGAGTGGCAAAACAAAGACCGCAACGCTAGCTATTTGCTGCGAGGCAGTGATTTGCAAGATGCGGAACGCTGGTTGACGCAGGCAGTTGATAAAAACCCTCAACCGACAGAACTGCAATCGGAGTACATCAACACTAGCCACGCAGCTCAAATTGCCCAGTTAAGAGCACGACAAAAGGCCAAGTGGACGGTGATTTTAACTACGGTACTCGTCAATATGCTGTTGGCAATTGGTGGGGGTCTGTGGTTCTATCGCTACGCGACTGAGCAAACAACGCAACAGCTTCGAGACAATTTGGTTAGAGCCCTCAATGTTGGCTTGATTGGCATTAATGGCGACCGCTTTCAAGCCCTGGCAAACTGGGACGCTAATGCTTTCCCGGCGGGTAATCCAACTAGCAACTCCCCAGCTAGTAACCTGCTGAGCAGCAACCCTCTATACCAAGAACATCAAGACTGGCTGTATAAAGTTCACACGGTCATTCCCAACGCCACTTTGCGCAGCTATGTTCAAGGGCCGGAGGCTGGCGAAATTCTCTGGATTGGCGATGTTTCTAGAGTGCTGCATTCCAATCCGACTGACTACCGTCAGGCTTATCCGGCTCAGCATTTTGAGTCTCAAATCTTTGACGGGGTGACCCCAAGAGTTGTGGTGATGACTCCCTACACGGATAACCTTGGGCGCTGGGTTTCTGCAGTTGGGCCAATCAAAAACTCTCAGGGACAAGTCGTCGGTGGGCTGAAAGTCTATTTCAAAGAGGACTATATTCTGCAAGTACAGGCAGCAGTTCGCAATAGGCTGACGGTTGCTTATGTGATCATCTTTGTCTGGCTGTTGGCTCTGAGTTTGATTATTCTGCGGGTCACTCGTCCTAATGATGAAGGATTGGAGCAGCGCAAGCTTCCCTTGTCTCAGGATGTGCCTTGA